From Trachemys scripta elegans isolate TJP31775 chromosome 18, CAS_Tse_1.0, whole genome shotgun sequence:
ATGAAGCAGACAAATGAGCAGGAAAACCTGGAAGCGTGAGCAGCAGAGGTGATAGCATAAGATGCCACAACTGTAAAATATGAATACTGTTATGTAAACTTAACTAGAAAATTCTGTACTCTTTAGCTGAACCAGTTGTGAGGAGTGAATTAAATAGCCTGCCTGATGGAGCTGTATTCATCTACTGCCAAGTAGGAGACCGAGCCTAGTAAGTGctaaaaaagttaatattttaatgGCTTCTTGtgctatttttgtttaaataattctttagttctaatatatatacatactgtTCCATAAAACAAATCTGAAATCATATGTTCAAACTGTTCATTGAGCTGATCCAGACAGTGGGAAACAATATTCATCTCAAATGTCTAAACTAGTCTAAGTCTAATTACCCTTATCCTCATCCAGAGGACTTGTAAAAGCTTGTTACCTTCATGCCTAGGATCATCCCTCATCACAGTAATATAACAGTTGAACTGAACATTTAAACCTCCTAATCTAAGTGCAGCCATTTTGTGCTTGTTAAACAAAATACTTTAAATCCAAAGTTTGGACTTCAAGTGGTATTTAGAATGCAGAGAATTAGCCATCTGAAAGTTGCAGAATACCTCACTGCTAATGCTGCAGCAGTTAATACTGATTTGATCCAGAATTCCTTGCAACTTATATTTCTACTTATTTTGGTGGTAGCTGTATGCATTAAGaatacagaatggggggagggatagctcagtggtttgagcattggcctgctaaatccagggttgagagtttaatccttgagggggccacttagtagggatctggggcaaaatcagtacttggtcctgctagtgaaggcagggggctggactcgatgacctttcaaggtcctttccagttctaggagataggatatctccattaatttttattataataatcaGATTTCCCTTGGGCTTTCAATAGTACTGACTATGCAAGAAATAGTAAACGTCATCTTACCCTCCAAACAGAATGTAGAACTTGTGCATAAACTTAACTAACCAACTCTTTCAAAACAGCTGGAAAGACCCCAACAACGAGTTCAGAAAGAATCTGAAACTAACTGCAGTGCCAACGCTACTTAAATATGGGACAGtaagtattttattatttgaatttgtGTACACTAAAGTGCGATGAAAAACAAGCTTGAGCCTGGCAGAGTGAACCAGGTGCCCTGCACTCCACTGCTCTGCTGAAGGATTCAGGAAAATTTATTCCTGACCTACAATAGCCTGGCAATTCAATTGTGGAAACTCTAAAGACACAAACCATTGGAGACTATTGGAGGCTGTGTGTTGAAAATGGAATGAGACCACAAAAGCGTAGTATTTGGCATTCTTAACCTTTGTACTTTATGCTGTTTTATACTATTTGGGAAAAGGTGAGCAAGAAAGCTGGGAGATGTGGAGGGAGGTAGAATAAATTAATCTTCTGAACTGGATATCAAATTTCTGCAGCAGTTTCAAACACCTATTTCACTTGTATAGGACAGCTAGAAAAACCTACAAAATAGAGACTAATAAGTTGGCTCTCTCTCTAGTTAAGAGTTCAATACCATTATGCTGAGCAAGGAACTCTGTAAAAAGACGCGACACTTTAAACTCTTTTTTtgaaaccacttttttttttcctttcagcctCAGAAGTTGGTAGAAGAAGAATGTCTTAACAGAGAgcttgtgcacatgttgtttactGAAGATTaagttttctctcttctttagtCAATCATTTATCTAGAAAGTAGATACCCATATCTTCAGGCTGCTGGTCATTTTCATTTAAAGGAGCCATCATGTATTGCCTTATCTCCATTCAGACTTTAAACTGTCAAGAGCATTGGCTGAGTGATCAAAATAAATGCCATGAAACTGCTGGTACAGAGCATGGGAAAGGATCTTGCAACACTAGAAAACTGTAACTGACCCTTGTGCTGAATTAAACTCCTACTTGCAACAAATTGTGTTTAGCAATCTTTTCAACAGGCTGAACATTCTCTATATTGCTCAATAGAGGAAGTGAATGTTTAAGAAACAGGTAGACTCAATCATTGGATGGGCAAGGCTATCTAACTTATTGAAGGCTACTTGCAAGAAAATACTTGCTTACTTCTTAACTTAAATATTTAACTACTCTTTAGAAATAAAGGTCCATAGCTGTAGCTCCACACTACCCATTACTGTGGAGTAAAAATGCCTCTTTCCTTAGAAACCCCAATAGGTAATATTATTCTACATTACTTTACTACTTTTTTGATTCTCTACTTACAGGAATGACTTATTCTCTCTAAAGGAATGTAGTCAGAATGTATAGTGGGCTATTCATGGGGAAATAGTGCAAACCCAGCCTTTGTAAAGTCTTTTTACTCTAGCTCGAATGACCCCTTTACCAGTCTCCCTCAACTGTCCTGCTTCTTAACACCTACCTCACCtggatattttaattaaaagtggaAGAACCACCACTGTCCATTTATGACTTATGCGCAAGGGGCACAATATAAATCCCTTCTAGTCTTATTTCTAATTTCACTCTTTAGTAGATATTACTTACAGTTTAGCCATAGCTGTTTCACTTAGGTACAGattcaatattaaaataaataaattttgacTAAACTTCTGCTCTAAACACTATGcgtggggaaattctgtgccaaaaaaagctaacaatattttaaaattcttcaaattttatgtaaaatatactacataatcatgccagtttcaataattttggtaatttatttcaaaatacctgtcagcaagtatgtctgtaaaaatacacacacaaaaatccccccCGTAATAGGGAGTTAAACTCCTATGATAGCTCAGTTCCTGtttccctttccctgccctccccctgccaggggGCAGACATCTACAACCCCTCCCCAGCCAATACACCTGAATCCCCTAGAGCCtagccatgcccccccccccccccgagatgtTGCACCCCTTCtcctccagagcccagctgttGGGCCACCCAGCCCAGATACCCACACCCCTTCCCTACAAGCTCAGCtatgtctctcccctccccagatgcccacccctcagagcccagggatccacccaaagaaacagcctgatgcttagtcccaggcttgtgtggattttcctctgccactgcctccttccctcagggcatctggggaactgcagctgctgggaaccctcccCCTGGTAGTGTCTTCAGTaggtgtgagctgggctctgcctggttcagtggcagccagcagcactgcagcccacttctGTTGGGGAAAAGCAAAGTCTGCATAAAAAACACTTCTGCAAAATTGTGCAGtggtgtagaattcccccagaaaTAAAAGGTGGTAGAGAACTAAGGAGAGATGCTTAACTCAGAGTACCAACTGCCATGAtgataatctctctctctaatcttcCTGTCTCACATTTCACTGCTGTAACACAGTCACCTCTCTGTTGTGCTTTGCAGATGGGTGGCCTACTAACAACTGTTGACTCATCTTGTAAAAAGCTTGTCTTGCTCATTCACTCCTCACAAGCTTGTGAACAGAGAAAGATTGATACACAGACTGTGTAcagattttaaacattaaaggCCAACAGTTTTTAGAGGGTAGGGTCACACCTTCAACAGCAGTCTCTAAACCTTACTAATCTTTTGAAAGATTAAGTATAGTCCTTGGTGTGGAATAAAGGGAGAGCTACATAAAGTAGAGTTAAGCACTGTGGATGTGAGGATGAAATTCAGATGtatcagttttgatttttcataagTCAACCTACCAGAGTTATTCTAGAAGTCCTTAGCAGAACGAACATGCGATATTGCACACATACTATAAAAACAATTCCACCTTTCAGCCTACATACCCAATTCAAAAGCTGGCTGGCAATATTTGCTGTGCTCTTATAGGTGCTTGTTACATTCAAGTTATGCttttagaaagagaaaaataagggTTAGTCTTACAAATTGGCTATTTTTCATTGTAGAAGGTAGTCTAAATTTAACCCTTTTAGAAGACAGCTACATTAGTGCTACAGGGCATGAGCCCATTAAAACGTCAGGCAGGACAAagctttgttatttttttattaaatatagtttCAACAACAGCCACAGTCCTGCTGAAAAGTAACATCAGAgtccatgaaaaataaaaaccacttaACTTTCTACTTCTAGAGTAAGAACTTGACTCTTTATAACTGACATTCACCTCAATTAATGGCCATGAAGAAAAAGTGTAATCCCTGCCTTTCTTCTACAGTTAGGTTATTACACAGTTGTAAGGTATccctatttctttttaattaaggCTTTACGTGGTGGCTGTAGGGGCTGTCACCTTCTTGTAAAGAAAACAGTTATATTAAAGATAAATACTTCTCTACCTCTGACCTTTCACATACAAGCCTTAAAAACATGTACAACTACCTGAAATATACCTACTCCCTTTAAGCTTTCCTAACAGCCCCTGTTTTGCAAGAGCCTTACCCAGCTCAAGCTTGCTGATACTAAAGAGACAAGATAACCAAATGGGTACAACTGTCATGGTCCCGTTTTGTGTCTGCACTGGTTATTTCCCACTGAAGGGCTTTTCAGTTAGTACTAATCTCCCCTCATCACCTGCAACCTCTATTATTCTCACCACTTCGGTTTATGCCTCAAATTTTGGTATCAGCAAATCTGCATTAAGTTTACAGGGAGGGCAGTAAATAATGAATCATTAACGGACTTAAACAGAAGTGCAGCATCAGCCATAGGACAGCTCTGCTTCAATATGGACATGTGCACAATTAAGGTTTTCTGTAACAGATCTCATTTCAATGGTGCATACCTTGCCCTTATAACAGAAATAGCTCTCCGCATCACAtgggggctcccagccctgcttttAGAGTCACCTTATATCATGCCACTGTCCTCCAAACATTGAGATAATATGCCTTCAAACACAGACTTTTCAACTACAAATTCTTTCAGTAAGCTAACTCCATAGTTAGATACCAAGGTAATAGGGACCTCAGATAACCATATTTAGTTTTCAAAATAGATACATGGATGAAGGTCTATAGTGATCTTAAGACTGTACTCTTTCTTTGGAAAAAGACAAAACCCATCACTGAAGGTTCAACAAAGTATACATCAGCTACATCCCATTAACATGGATACTACTTGATAGGAAAACAGTCACTTGATAAACCAAAAATGTTCTCTGTCTACATTAGCACATGAAGTTATGTATATCACTAATGCCAAAGCTACAAAAGTAAGTCAAATTTTCCCTTGCAAATACATGTACTGACATGAAGTAAATGTTGCCACTGTGTCAAACGCTCTCATTTTACAGAAGTATtgttctgttgctgctgctctgccaGTGCTTGCTGGAGACGCATTCTTTTCCGTGAATAATGCTGCCAGTGAAGGATCTGTTGCTCATCAATAAATTTAGCACACTGAGCATTTACCAGTTCTTTACGGAAGTGTTCATATTGGAGCAGCTCTAACATGTGCAAACACTGAGGATACCTagattaaaaacaagcagaataTATTTTAATGCAAACTTTTACAGGTTTGCCCAGATTAGATTTAATATACTGCCACTTTCTGTACTAAAAATCCCATATTCTTAGtttattattttacaatatttatatgcAAGATATTCATGTTTTGAGAAGCTCTGCtacttataatttaaataattaattatggTAATGCATTCTTTAAGATAACACGGACGTTAGAGAAGGAAAACAGCCCCAAAATCTAACTGAGGCTCTCTAGATTATCCACTTATTTAAACGTTCTTATATACAGTAATGTACTCAGATGATCTCAATCATGTTGCTGATAATTTCAGTCTGAGAAACAcacccatacccccctcacccttcTCTTAGAGTGACTTTTCTAAAGTTAGTCATAAATTTCCATTAAAGCTTCTGTGTATCAgctgtaatacacctctaccccgatataacgcgacccgatataacatgaattcggatataacgcggtaaagcagcgctccgggggggggaggggggctgcacactccagcggatcaaagcaagttcgatataacgcagcttcacctataacgcagtaagattttttggctcccgaggacagcgttatatcggggtagaggtgtagttatcaGTTTCAGAACctcatggggaaaaaacagaagaaactcCTTACTCAAAATTTGAAACACGTCTTCAAAATTAAGAAGTGTGCACACCCATGCTGTACTTTAtatcatttattttctgtgttgCAAAATAACGCTGCAAGTGTTCTTTCTGAGCCCGACTCAGGCTTTGTAGTACCCGAGTGTTCAAGAATATTTACTATCAGCAAACACTGAAGCTTCTATGCAGGCTACCAAATCACGATTTACTTCCACAATAGAGCGAAGGTAAGTGCCACCTTCTTATCTAGGTCATTAAATACAAGGTCTTCTCATGAGGCCATGTATGTATCAAACTTTGTAATGCAAATCAGCAGACTGGAAACAAATACTGGTATCCAGTTATAGAATGCACAATATAAGGTACCTATTATATTATTACAATGCAGAACACAAAATAATTTAACACTTACTTTAGGTATTTGGCATATTCAGGTTCTTTCCAGTAAAGTAAATATTTAAGATAATTTACAAAAGATTTGTCTTTGAAGTACCCTCTCTGTGCaagaactgaaacaaacaaaacaagagtATCAACTGCACATGCAAGAAAGCAAATGATATTTAAAAGTTTAGAAATGCACATATACAAGCTTCTTTCTTCATGGcttagtatatatttttaaagagcatttctgtttttaaaatgttttaaaccaACTACTGTTACAAATCACTCCCAAGATTCAGATTACTTAGAGATGAAAAATACTCcttttttcattgtttattttgCATATGATAGCACTCTGTTTATAGCAACTTAGTCACCTTTCCCCTTTTGTATAGGTCTGTCACACAGCAACAAGGCAGagaacagacttttaaaaataggacAATGTGTTAGTAACATCATAAAAATTGGCAAGAAGGTTGAGGGGCAAGGATAGAGGTAGCACCTTAAAATTACTTgaattctcttttgtttttaattgcctGATCTTCaaattgatggtgtccctttaaataacttaaaaatattttaatatgccCTTTAGCTGCTTCTGCTATTTATTTAGGAATTTATATTGGCGCCCAAGGAGTTTCATCAATAAAAACAATTATACAAAATAGaacttattatttaaaaaaaaaaacattcctgcTCTAAAGCTTGTCCGAACAAGAAGTGTTAAAGACCGAGCAATTTTTTTATATATCAataacttaggcttg
This genomic window contains:
- the TXNDC17 gene encoding thioredoxin domain-containing protein 17; amino-acid sequence: MGWEEKAARGYSEFVQVAQQSRGRPVFALFSGDKDAQGRSWCPDCVTAEPVVRSELNSLPDGAVFIYCQVGDRAYWKDPNNEFRKNLKLTAVPTLLKYGTPQKLVEEECLNRELVHMLFTED
- the MED31 gene encoding mediator of RNA polymerase II transcription subunit 31 — encoded protein: METDDTGNRLRFQLELEFVQCLANPNYLNFLAQRGYFKDKSFVNYLKYLLYWKEPEYAKYLKYPQCLHMLELLQYEHFRKELVNAQCAKFIDEQQILHWQHYSRKRMRLQQALAEQQQQNNTSVK